Part of the Pseudodesulfovibrio hydrargyri genome is shown below.
CAAGACCATGATTTCCGTTCGCGGCCTGGACAAGACCTTCACCCTGCACACCCAGGGCGGCACGGTCATTCCGGTCTTTTCCGGGCTGAGCCTCGCCGTTGAAGCGGGCGAGTGCGTGGCCCTGGCCGGTTCCTCGGGCGCGGGGAAGTCCTCGCTCATCTGCTCCCTGTACGGCAACTACCGGCCGCAGCGCGGGTCCGTGGCCATCCGCCACGAGGACGAAATGGTCGACATCACCTTGGCCACGCCCCGGCAGGTTCTCGACATCCGCAAGAAAACCATGGGCTACGTCAGCCAGTTCCTGCGCGTGGTGCCGCGCGTCCCGGCCCTGGACGTGGTGGCCGAGCCCCTGGTGACGCTGACCGGCGACCTCAAGGGCGCCCGCGACCGGGCCGCATTCCTGCTCAAACGGCTGAACATCCCGTCCGCCCTGTGGTCCCTGCCTCCGGCCACCTTCTCGGGCGGCGAGCAGCAGCGGGTCAACATCGCGCGCGGCTTCAGCGTGGAATACCCGGTCCTGCTCCTGGACGAGCCCACCGCCTCCCTGGACGCCGAAAACCGGCGGGTGGTGGTCGGACTCATCAACGAGGCCAAGGCGAGGGGCACGGCCGTGGTCGGCATCTTCCACGACGAGGAAGTGCGCGACCTGGTGGCCGACAGACTGTTCGAAATGCGCAGCTTCAAGGAGGCCGCATAACCATGGACCGCATTATCAAAAACGCGCGCATCGTCCTGCGCGACGAGATACTCACCGGCTCGGTCAAGATCACGGACGGAATCATCCAGGCCATCGAGCCGGGCCCGTGCCACGCGACCAACGCCCTGGACCTGGAAAACGACTATCTCCTGCCCGGCTTCGTGGAGCTGCACACCGACAACCTGGAGCAGGAACTGGAGCCCAGGCCGGGCGTGTTCTGGCCCGACCCCATCGGCGCGGTCCTGGCCCACGACAACACCATGGCGGGCGCGGGCGTGACCACGGTGCTCGACGCGGTGTCTCTGGGCGAATACCACGACGGCCCCAACCGCTCGGAGATGATGCGCATGTCCCTGCGGGCGCTCTCAAGGGCCCGGGCCACCGGGGTGCTCAAGGCGGACCACCGGCTGCACCTGCGCTGCGAATTCTCCGATCCCAAGGTCATGGACATGCTCCTGCCGCACATCGACGACCCGGTCCTCATGCTCGTCTCGCTCATGGACCACACCCCGGGCCAGCGCCAGTTCACGGACACGGACAAGTACCGAAAATATTACAAGAAGGGCTGGAGCGACGAGGAATTCGCCGAAATCGAGAAGCGACTGCGGGCCACCCAGCAGGCGTGCGCCGCAGGCAACCGCGAACGGATCGTCTCCCTGTGCCGAGAACGGAACCTGCCCATGGCCAGCCACGACGACACCCTGGCCGAGCACATCGGCCAGGCCGTGGCCGAGGGCATGGCCATCTCCGAGTTCCCGACCACCCTGGAGGCCGCCCGGTTGGCCCGTGAAGCGGGCATCCAAATCGTCATGGGCGGGCCCAACCTGGTGCGCGGCGCGTCCCATTCGGGCAATGTCTCGGCCCGCGAACTGGCCGAGGCCGGGCTGCTCGACATCATCTCCTCGGACTACGTGCCCGGCAGCTTGGTGGCCGGGGCCTTCGCCCTGCACCACCGTCTGGACTTCGCCCTGCCCGAGGCCGTGGCCCGGATCAGCGCCAACCCGGCCCAGGCCGTGGGGTTGAACGACCGGGGAGCCATAGCCTGCGGGCTGCGCGCGGACCTGGTCCGGGTACGCGAGATCGAGGGCGTGCCCGCCGTGTTACGGACGTGGGCGGTCGGATGTTCCGGACCACTTGAAATACCAGCCAAAAACGCGGCCTGATTGTGACAGCTCCGGGCGACGATTTCGTCAAACCGTCACCCGGTCACAATATCCCTGTTGCAGGGGGTGTGTAGACCGTTCACGGTGAGGGAAGCCGCCGCCTTCGGGCCGGGCCTCCCCCGAACATATCCCAAAGAACGAGTCGGGAGGCTTTCATGAAATCCATCGATATCCGCAACCGCCAGCACCGCGAGGCCATCCAGGCCAAGGAGCTGAGCAAGGTCTACCCCAACGGCACCGTGGCCCTGAGGGACGTGTCCGTGACGGTCAACGCGAACGACTTCTGTGTCATCATCGGCCTGTCCGGGGCGGGCAAGTCCACGCTGCTGCGCTGCATGAACCGGCTGATCCGCCCGACCCAGGGGTCCATCGCCCTGTTCGGCGAGGACGTCACCCGGGTCAACGGCGGGCAGCTCAGGCAGGTGCGTCGCCGCGTGGGCATGATCTTCCAGCAGTTCAACCTGGTCCGCCGCCTGACCGTGATCGAAAACGTGCTCGTCGGGCGGCTGCGCTTCAACGCCCACCCGGTCAAGCGCTGCCTGTCCATGTTCCGCCAGTTCTCCAAGGCCGAGCGGGAGTTCGCCTTCGACTGCCTGCGGCAGGTGGGCATCGGGGACCTGGCCTTTCGCCGGGCCGACGCCCTGTCCGGCGGCCAGCAGCAGCGCGTGGCCATCGCCCGCGCCCTGGCCCAGGAGCCCGAGGTCTTCCTGGCCGACGAGCCCATCGCCAGCCTCGACCCGCGCAGCTCGGAGACGGTCATGCAGATCCTGGCCAGGATCCACGAGGACAAGGGCATTCCGGTGCTCGTGAACCTGCACCACATCGATTTCGCCCAGCGCTACGGCAAGCGCATCCTGGGCATGTCCAAGGGCGAACTGATCTTTGACGGCACGGCCCGCGACCTGGACGCCGAGACCGTGTCGTGCATCTACGGCGACAAGGCGGAAGAGGCCCTGGAAGAGCTCTCCGCCGCCTGATCCATACCCGGCAGCGAACCGGCCGCCGATCGGCAAAACCGCGTCAACCTCAACAATCACAGGAGATTCCCCAATGTTCTCGAAACTGACCAAAGTGCTCATGACGGCGGCCCTGGCGCTGACCGTGGCCCTGCCCGGCCTGGCCTTCGCCGGACCGGCCGAGTGGCCGACCACCCTGAAGCTCGGCTTCATCCCCACCGAAGGCGCGGCCGACTCCGCCAAGCGCGCCAAGCCCATCGCCGCCGAACTGGAAAAGGACCTCGGCGTCAAGGTCGAGATCTTCACCGCCTCGGACTACAACGGCATCATCACCGCCATGGCCAACAGCCACATCGACCTGGCCTACTTCGGCCCCAAGAGCTACGTGGAGGCCGCTGAAAAGGCCAACGCCGAGGCCGTGGTCATGGAGCTGAACAAGGACGGCCAGCCCGGCTACACCGGCATCATCATCACCAAGAAGGATTCCGGCATCACCGACATGGACAAGGCCCAGGGCAAGACCTTCGCCTTCACCGATCCCAACTCCACCTCCGGCTACCTCGTGCCCAACGTCATCTTCGCCCGCGACATGAAGATCGACCCCGAGAAGTACTTCCAGGAAGTGCGCTTCTCCGGCTCCCACGGCGCGTCCATCCTGGCCGTCAAAAACGGCTCCATCCAGGTGGCCGCCACCAACAACATCGACATGGACCGCATGATCGAGAAGGGCGCCGCCTCCCTGGACGACTTCAACATCATCAAGCGCTCCGACATGATCCCGGGCGCGCCCATCGCCGTGCGCAAGGATCTGCCCGAGAGCCTGAAGGTGGCCATCGCCGGTTCCCTGCTCAAGATCGACGATGACCCCGAGGCCCTGGAAATCCTGCAGAACGGCGGCTACCGCCACACCTCGGACAAGGACTACGACATGGTCCGATACCTCAAGCGTCTCAAGGCCGAACTGGCCAAGAAGAAGTAACGATGTCTCATGATCTGACACTCGATCAGGTCACTCCCAGGAAGAGCTTCCCCCGGAAGCTCGCCCTGGGGGGCCTGGTGGCCATCATCCTGGCCGTGCTCGTGGCCTCCTACATCTCCACGGACATCGACCCGTTCAAGCTCTACGCCAAGCGCCAGAACGCCTTCGAGTACCTGTTCGGCAGGCAGCTCAACGACGCGGACAAGCAGGCGGCCATGGACCAGGCCAAGCGGCTGCCCGCGATCATCGCCTTCGAGGAGTCCTACCAGGCGGTCAAGGCGGAATACGCCGCCACCGGCAGAACGCTCGACCCGGTGGCCATGCAGCGCGAGGCCCAAAAACGCGCCGACGCCCGCATGGAGACCATGACCCCGGCGGACCGCGACCGCATCGTGCAGAGCGAATACGACCGCATCGCGGACGAAAAGACCGGCGGCTACTTCCCGCCCGAGACCGCCTGGCCGCACCTCATGGAATACTCCAAGGCGCTCATCGAGACCGTGGCCATCGCCATCTGGGGCACGCTCATCGCCTTTGTGGCGGCCATCCCCATGGCCATGTTCGCGGCCAGCAACACCCTTGAGCTGATGGTCCAGGGCGACGGCATCTGGCAGCGCGCGGTGCGCTGGTTCGGCCAGTTCGCGGCCCGGCGCGTGCTCGACTTCTGCCGCGGGTTCAACGAATTCGTCATGGCCCTGATCTTCGTGGCCGTCATCGGCCTGGGCCCCTACGCGGGCGTCCTGGCCCTGGCCATCCACACCTTCGGCATCCTGGGCAAGGTCTTTTCCGAAGCCATCGAACAGATCGAACCCGGCCAGGTGGAGGCGGTCACCGCCTCGGGCGCGGGCCCGGCCCAGATCATGGCCTTCTCGGTCATCCCGCAGGTCATGCCGCTCGTGGTCAGCTACACCCTGCTGCGCTTCGAATCCAACGTCCGCTCGGCCACCATCCTCGGCTTCGTGGGCGCGGGCGGCATCGGCTTCCTCATGTTCGACAAGATCAACGGCTACCTCTACCGCGAAGTCTGCACCATGATGATCATGGTCATCGTCTCCGTGACCATCATCGACTACCTCTGCGGCATCCTGCGCAGAAAGTTCGTGTAGAAAAGACGCCTCCGGCGGCCGGGGAAGGGAGAGGGAAACCCTTTGGAAAGGGCTTTCCCTCTCCCCTTCCCCCGGACCCCCATCCCCTCTCCCTTCCTAAACTTTTTTTTGCCGCTTCGCGGATGGCGGCAACGCGGTAAAGCTCCATTCTTTTCCAACAGTTCCAAAACGCCGCACAGCCGAGCTACTCTCACTCCCCCCGCACAACAATCCGCCATCCCGCTTCGCACGCCCCTGCCGAAGGCAAACAAAAAGTTTTGAAGGGGAGTCCAGAGGGGAAACTTTTTCAAAAGTTTCCCCTCTGGCCGCCGGAGGCATCTTCCTCCTTGTGCGCTTTGCTGCAGTTGGTTGCAGCCGCTGCCGGGGGTGCGTATAGGTGCTGGTATGAAATTCGTGGGCGTGGACGGATGCAAGGCCGGTTGGTGCGCGGCCTGGGTGGCGGACGGCCGGTGGGACGTGGGCGTGTATCCCTTGTTCGCCGACCTGTGGTCCGAGCACCGGGACGCGGCAAGCGTGCTGGTGGACATCCCCATCGGGCTGGCGGACAACGCCAACCGCACAGCAGAGAGCCTGCTCAGGGAACGGCTCGGGCCGAGGCGGGCCAGCGTGTTCAATACGCCTGCCCGCGCCGCGCTCCACGCCGGGTCCAAGGTTGCGGCAAAGGAAATCAACCGGAAAGCTTCCGGTAAGTCTTTATCCGAACAATCATTGGGTATTATAAAAAAAATTGAAGAAGTCGATTTGTTCTTTGCCGCAAATCTTGGGGCTGTGGAGAAGGTGTTCGAATCGCACCCGGAACTGTGCTTCGCCCTGGCCGGGGGAGCGCCCATGCGATACCCCAAGCGGGACACGCCCGGGGTGTTGGAACGGTATGAAATTCTGACGAGGTTCGTGCCGGACGTCCGCGGGCTGCTGGACCGGGTGCGGGGCATGTTTCCGGCATCCAAGGTGGCCGGGGACGACATGTTCGACGCCCTGATCCTGGCCGTGACAGGGCGGCAGGGCGCAAGGCGAATGCGGTCTTTGCCCGACCCTGCGGAGCGTGATGCGGCCGGGCTGCCCATGGCAATCTGGTATGCCGAATTCGACAAGTAACGAGGTTTTCATGATCGAGCACATATTGCGGACCGTGCGTCAGGGCGTGTTGTGCCTTTGCCTGCCGGGCCTGATTCTGACTCTGGGCGCGTGCGTGAGGAATACGCCCGAGACGCGGCCCGACGCCATCGGGGACGCGCCCATGCCCGTGACCTTCCTGCCGCAGCAGGGCGAGTTCATCTCCAGGTATGGACAACCGCTGAGCCTGAAAGAGGTCGCCGCCATGGCAAAGGGTTACGACTACATCCTCATTGGCGAGGGGCACCGCAACCCGGTGGACCACAAGGTACAGCAAGCGTTGTTGGACGCGCTGTCCGGCAACGGCGACGGGCTGTCCCTGGGGCTGGAGATGGTCGGCGTGGACCGGCAACAGGAGCTGGATGATTACTGCAAGGGGCAGGTGAGCCTGGACGGACTGCCCGAGGAGCTCGATTGGTCCGAGAACTGGGGCTATGATTTCGGGCTGTTCCGCGACCATTTCGCCATTGCCAAGCGCAACGGCGTACCCGTGGCCGGGCTGAATGTGCCCTCAACGGTGGTGCGCAAAATCACCAAGGACGGCCTGGACGGACTGAGCGACGAGGAAAAGGCGCTGCTGCCCAGGGAGATCATGCCGCCCGCCACGGACCAGCGCGCCTTCCTGAACGCGGTCATGGCCATGCACAAGAACAAGAACGCCAAGGACGAACAAGAGCGCGAGCGGTTCTATCTGGTCCAGTCCATCTGGGACTCCAAGATGGCGGAAGAGGCCGTGCGGCTGCGCAGACAGTTCGACTGGCCCGTGCTGGTGGTGGCCGGGGCCGGGCACGTGGAATACGGCTGGGGCATCGCCAAGCGCATCCGCTGGTTCGACCCGGCGGCGCGCATCCTGACCGTCATGCCGTGGCGGGGAGGGGAGTTCGACTCCGAGGCCGGGGACGTGTTCTTCTATTCGCCGGACACCTACCGCTCGCGCATGGGCATGGTCCTGTCCGGCCAGGCGGACGGCATCCTGGTGGAGTCCGTGTCGCGCGGCTCCAGAGCGGACCGGGCCGGACTGCGCCCCGGCGACCTGCTGACCGAGGCCTCGGGCATCCCGCTTGAGGGGCTGTTCAGCCTGCACATGGCCGGAACCAGGGTGCACGACGCGGACGAACCGCTGGTCTTCACGGTCCTGCGCGGCGGCAAGACCTTCACCGCCGACCTGGGCAAACTCGGGAAGCCCAGGTCCAAGGCCGAGCCCAAGGCGGAACCCAAGCCCGAAGCGACGCCCGAGACCGCGCCCCAGGCCGACCACAAGCCCCCTGTACCCCCGACGGCGGAGGCCCGATAGATGCGCCGCGCTTGCCTGACCCTGTGTTGCGTGTTTGTTTTGGCCATGGCGGTTCCGGCCCTGGCCGACGACCTGTCCGGGCTGCTGCCCGAGGCGGCGGGCGGGCTGAGGCGCGTGCGGTTGGTCACCGGAGCCGAAGCCCAGGCCGAAGTGGACCGCCTGCATGGCAAGGCGCTGAAGGCAAAGGCCAGCGCCATTGCCAGCTACGCCGAAGGTGACGAGCGTCCGGCCGAGGTCTGGGTGTCGCGCGTAAGCTCGGAAAAAGAGGCCCGCCGCCAGACCGGGCTCATGGTTCACAAGATGTTCGAGAACCCCAAGTCGCCTTTCCGGGAGCCCAGGCGGCTGGACCACGGTGGGCGGGCCGTATACCGGTTCACCGGCATGGGCCAGGTCCATCTCATCTGGCAGGAGGGTGATCTTGTCTGGTGGGTGAGCGTCGCGCCGGACAAGGCGCAATCGTTTCTGGACGCCCTCTGCCGCTGACGTTTGGCGGACGTTCCCCGCCTCCCGTGCAGGGACACGAACAACCGGCCTGCCGATTCTAACGGGCGTCAGAGCTCCATCCAATAATGATAATCCTCATTATTCCCAACTGCATCCCAATTTTCTAAAATTAATCTAGACTTACTCTAAATTTCATCGGCTTGCGCTTTCTGGCCGTCAAAACCCTGTCTGACGGACCGTTTCCGGTCCTTGCGCTCCCTGCGCCGGGCGACCAGGTCCCAGAGGATGGGCATGACCAGCAGGGTCATGGCCGTGGCCACGCACAGGCCGGTGACGAAGGTCGTGGCCATGGTACCCCAGACCACGGAGTAGTAGGGGATGCCCAGCGCCATGGGCAGCAGGCCCAGGGTGGTGGTCAGGGTGGTCAGCAGGATAGGCCGCAGGCGCACGCGCACGGCCTCGCGGATGGCGTCGGCGCGCTCATACCCCTTGGCGTACAGGCGGTTGATGAAATCGAGCAGGACCAGGGAGTCGTTGACCACGACCCCGGCCACGCCCACGGTGGCGATGAAGCTGTTGATGGTGAACAGGGAGCGGGTCAGGAAGGTCCCGAAGACCACGCCGATCAGGGCAAAGGCCACGGCGGACAGGATGATGGCGGGCTGGACGTAGGATTGGAACTGGCAAGCCAGGATGGTGTACATGACCAGCAGGGCGATGCAGAAGGCGTACATGAGCGAGGTGAAGGACCTTCCCGTGGATTCGTACTCGCCCGCAAAGCTGAGCGTCGCGCCGGGGTAGCCCCCCTGGATGGATCGGTAATGGGCCCGGACGTCGTGGACCACGCTCGGCGCGCTGACCGGCGCGCCCTCGCGGATGTTGGCGGTCAGGGTCACTGCCCGCTGTCCCTGGAAACGGTTAAGCTGGCCGGGCTCCCGGTAGGTGCGCACCTCGGCCAGGTCGCCCACGCGCACCGGGCCGGTGTCGTTCTGCAGGATCGGGATGTCCAGGGCGTCCTCCGGGGTGGACAGGAACCGCTTGTCGATCTTCATGCGCAGGTCGATGTCCTCGTCCGCCGCCCGGAACTTGCCCACGAACCGGCCGTCCAGGATGCCGCCAGCCAGGGAGACCACCTGGGCCGGGGTCAGGCCGTACTCGGCCACCAGGCTCGGGATGGGGATGAACCGGAAGACGCGGTTGTCCGTGCCCGTGTCCGTGGCCAGGTCCAAGAGGTACGGCGAGAGCTTCTTGTTGGCCCGTATCCAGTTGAAGACGTTGTCCTTCAGCGCCGTGACCGCGTCCTGGTCCGGGCCGAGCACGCGGATGTTCACGTCCTTGCCCGCCGGAGGGCCGCCCTGTTCGGGCCAGACGCGCAGTTTCCAGCCGTTTGAGGCAAAGGGCTCGAGTTTCTCCCGGATGACGTCCAGAAGGAGCTGAGGGTCGTTTTCCGGATTGTCCACAAAGTCCTGCTCACCCTGGCGGGGCAGCTCCACGATGACGATGGCCCGATTGGGGCCGAAGATATTCTCGTAGTCCTCGTTGATGTCCATGCCGCCCAGGCCGGAACACGCCTTGGTGGTCCCGGGCCCCAGCGCCAGCAGGGCCCTGGAGACCTCCTTGGCCCGTTCCGACGCCGTGTACACGTCCGTGCCCACCGGGCCTTCCATGGACACGTAGTAGAGGGTGTATTCGTCCGGAAAGAACTTGATGCGCAGCAGGGGCATGACCCCGGTGACCGAGACCCCGAGCATGAACAGGGCCATGAAGAAGGCCACGGCCACCAGTCCCAGGGTCTTCCAGCGGTGGCGCAGGGTCCTGCGCAGGACCGCGTCGGTCGCCCGTTTCAGCCAGTTCATGAAGCGCGGGTCCCGGGCCTGGAGGTGCTCGGCGGCCTGCCTGCCGAGCCTGTCCGCGCCGGGCCAGTCCAGGAAGTGCAGAGGCAGGATGGCCAGGCACTCGATCAGGGAGGCGATGATGGCAAAGGAAACGGCCTTGGGCACCAGGGCGAAGAACTCGCCCGTGGACCCGGTCATGATCAGCATGGGCATGAACGCGGCCACGGTGGTGGAGGTGGCCGCCACCACGGGCAGAAAGACCTCGCTGGCCCCGTCCACCACGGCCTCGCGCAGGGTCTTGCCCTCCTGGACGTGGCGGTAGATGTTCTCGACCACCACGATGGCGTCGTCCACGATGATGCCGCTGACCAGGACGAAGGAGAAGAGGGTGATCTCGTTGATGGAGTTGTCGGTCAGCCACATGATGATCATGGTCACCAGGAAGGAGAAAGGCACGCCCATGGTGGTCAGCATGGCGTTGCGGAACCCCATGACCAGCCAGATGCAGCCGCAGACCAGGACGATGCCCACCAGCAGGTTGGAGCCGAGCGTGTTGATGTTTTCGCGGATGTTGATGCGCTGGTCCTGGGTGACCACCGCCTGGACGCCCTCCTTGTCGAGCACGGGTTTGAAGTCGGCGACCACCTTTTCCACGGCGGCCCCGATGTCCAGGGAGTTGCCCTCGGGCGACTTGAGGACCTTGACCGACACGGCGTCCTTGCCGTTGACCGACGAGACCACGAACGGGTCGCGGTAGTCCATGCCCGCCGAGCTCAAAACGTCGCCCACGGTCACGAAGGAGCCGTCCAGGTCGCGCCGCACGATGGTCCGGGCGACCTCGTCGCGGGACCGGAACTTCTCGTCGACCACAATTACGTACTCGCCGGAATCGCTGATGAAATCGCCCGCCGGGACCGACACGTTGGCCCCCTGCAACGCCTGGCCCACCTGATCGAAGGTGACCCCGAAGCGCATCATCTTGACCGGGTCCAGGGCCACGTGGAACTCCCGGGTATACTCCCCGTTGATCTGGACCTCCTTGACCCCGGGGATGGACTGCAGGGGAATCTTGAGCTCGTCGGCCATAAGGCTCAGGGCGCGGTTGGAGCGGTCCCCGAGCAGGTTCACGGACAGGACCGGCAGCCACTCGGACACGCGGATGACCGTGAACTCCGGCGGGTCCATATCGTCGGGCAGGTCATTCTGGATGGACAACACCTTGAAACGCAGTTCGTCATACAACTTGTCGTAATCGGTGTCGTCCAGGAACTTGACCATGATGGAGCAGCGCTGGCGGAAAGAGCGGGAGCGGATGAACTCCACGTTTTCCAGATCCTCGAGCGCGTCCTCGATCTTGCGCGTGACCAGGGTCTCCACCTCGTCCGGGCTGGCCCCGGGCAGGAAGGCGGAGATGACCACCTTGCCCATGCGCACATCCGGATAGCGCTCCACGGGCAGCTCGAAGACGCAAAACACGCCCACCACCATGAGCAGGACGAACATGAGGTTGACGAAGACCTTCTGGCCCAGTGAGAACCGGATCAGGGCCTGGGTGGGCGAATCCTTGTGCATGGCTCGTCTCGCCGGGGGTTAGGGATTGAGCAGGAAGACGCCGCCGGGACGTACCTCCGGGCCGGACACCCGGCGCAGATCATCGCCCGCCGAGCCGAGCAGGACCACGCGGACGCGCCTGCCGTCCGGGGTCATCAGGAAATGCTCCTCGTACGCCTTGATCAGGGCCGAGGCGGGCACGACCACGGCCCCCCCGGGATCGGGCAGGACCACCTCCAGCTCGGTGCGGATGCCGCCCCGGAACGCGAAGTCGCCCTCGGTGATCTCCAGGTCCACGTTGATCTTGCGCGTGACCGGGTCGAAACCGGGCGAGACGCGGGCCACGCGGGCCCGGACCGTGCCGCCCAGGTCGGTCAGGCGCAGGGTCACGGCGTCGCCCATGTCCTTGAGGGCGCGATACTCCTCGCTGGTCAGGGCAAAGGGCACGAGCAGGACGTCGTAACGCCCGAGCTCGGCCACGGTCTCGCCCTTGGTCACCCACTCGCCGGGCTCGATGTCCCGGGCCACGACCTTCCAGCCCGGAGGGCCGACCAGCGAGAACCGTTTCAACCGCTCCAAAAGGACCTGTTCCTCCACCTGCTTGGCGCGCAGCTGTTGCAGGGCGGCCTGATGGGCGCGGACGTTGGAATCCAGGGTGGACTGGGGCGCGGTGTCGGTCTGGACCAGCGCCTGGTAGCGGTCCATCTCCTTCTTGTTGTAGTCCAGATCACTCTGAAGGCGTTGCTGATCCGCGCGGTTGGCGGCCAGATCGAGCTTGATGAAGGTGGTGTCCAATTCGGCGAACAGCCCGTCGCGCCCCAGTGCGTCCCCCACGTCGGCCAGGACCTTGACCACCCGGCCGGACTCCTCGGACACCAGGCTCATGGCGTTGCGCGCACGGGTGAAGCCGGTCAGGGAGGACTGCCGGTCGGCGGTCCGGGCCGTGAAGGTCTCGCTGGAGACCGGCCTGGCCGGGACCGGGGTGGGCACCTCGGCCTGGGCCGCTTCGGCCAGAGCGCTGCCCGGCACCGGGGCCTTGGTCTCGCCCGCCTCGCCGAGCCGGTCGTCGCAGCCAAAGAGCGGCAGGGCCGCCAGCAGGGCCAGGGGGACGAAAAATATACCTATCCGTTTCATGAACCGCCGCCTTTATCTTTCCGACCGAGGTTGTTGGTTGTCTTGTCCGGGCCGCAGGCCGAACCCGATGATCCGGTCCAGCAGGACATCGAGGTCCGCACCGTTGCTCAGGGCCGCCATCTGCCCGGTGGCAATGAGGTGGACCAACCCGTGGAGCTGGCCCCACAGGGCGAAGACCAGGGCGTCCGGCTCCACGTCGCCGAACCGGCCCGTTGCCGCGCACTCGACCACCAGGTCCCGGAACATGCCGTAGGAGCGCAGCGAGCTGGCCGCCCATTCGCCGTCCAGGTCCACTTGTCCGCAACTGGTGCTGAACATGAGGTGGTAGTGGTCCGGCTCGGACAGGGCGAAGCCGATGTACTCGCGCGCGCCGGCGCGCAGCCGGTCGAGCGGGTCCGGGAAACGTCGCCGGGTCCGCTTCTGGCGTTCCACGAAGCGGGCGAACCCCTCCTCGCGCAGGGCGGACAGGATCTCCCTCTTGTTCCGGAAATAGCGATAGAGCGCGGCCGGGCTGTACTCGATGCGCGAGGCGATGCGCCGCAGCGAGACGTTGTCGAACCCTTCCTTGACAAAGAGCTGCCTGGCCGCGTCCAGAATGCGCCGCCGCATCTTTTCCCTGTCCTGTTCCCGCCGGTCTTTCGTGGTCATGCCCGCCTCTAGCAAACTCCGTTCATCGTGTAAACACTGTTCACGCAATTGTGCGGAAGGTCATCCGAAAAACTCGCTTTGCCCGATTTCCAGGGGCCATCCAGGCACATATGGTGTGCGCTCTTCATGGCTCACGGCCAAGGAACGCATATTCGTAGCCTTGAAGCGAAGCCGGTCAGCCCATAGCCTTAATGCGGGTGGTCAGCCGGCCGCATACAAAGATATAGCTCGCTATCGGCTGTAGCTAACCGGCATATATATTGTGTTATTTCCGATCAGGATCTGAGCACGTCTAGAATTTCGATGTTGGCGGCCTGCCAGGCGGGGTAGGCGCCGGCGATGACGCCGAGGAGGCAGGAGCCGAGCAGGGTGACAACCAGGCTGGCCGGGTCGATGATGATCGGCAGCTTGGCCACGGTACAGCCCACCACGACCAGGATCACGGTCACGGCCACGCCCAGCCCGCCGCCCACCGCGGCCATGAGCCCGGACTCGAACAGGAACTGGCGGACGATGTCGCGCCTGCGGCCGCCCACGGCCCGGCGCACCCCGATCTCCACCCGGCGTGAGCGGACCACCAGGATCATGATGGACAGGATGCCCATGCCGCCCACGGCGAACGAAATGGTCGAGGTGATGCCGCCCAGCGTGGTCATCAGGTCCAGGGCCTGGCGTTGCAGCTTGATGGCGTCGGCCGCGGACATGGCGCTGAAGTCGTCGTCCTCTCCCGGATCGATCTTGTGCCGCTCGCGCATGACCGCGTTCACGGCCCCGTTGACCGAGGCCAGCCCGGCGTCCTTGGCC
Proteins encoded:
- the phnL gene encoding phosphonate C-P lyase system protein PhnL, with product MPTDKTMISVRGLDKTFTLHTQGGTVIPVFSGLSLAVEAGECVALAGSSGAGKSSLICSLYGNYRPQRGSVAIRHEDEMVDITLATPRQVLDIRKKTMGYVSQFLRVVPRVPALDVVAEPLVTLTGDLKGARDRAAFLLKRLNIPSALWSLPPATFSGGEQQRVNIARGFSVEYPVLLLDEPTASLDAENRRVVVGLINEAKARGTAVVGIFHDEEVRDLVADRLFEMRSFKEAA
- a CDS encoding alpha-D-ribose 1-methylphosphonate 5-triphosphate diphosphatase; translation: MDRIIKNARIVLRDEILTGSVKITDGIIQAIEPGPCHATNALDLENDYLLPGFVELHTDNLEQELEPRPGVFWPDPIGAVLAHDNTMAGAGVTTVLDAVSLGEYHDGPNRSEMMRMSLRALSRARATGVLKADHRLHLRCEFSDPKVMDMLLPHIDDPVLMLVSLMDHTPGQRQFTDTDKYRKYYKKGWSDEEFAEIEKRLRATQQACAAGNRERIVSLCRERNLPMASHDDTLAEHIGQAVAEGMAISEFPTTLEAARLAREAGIQIVMGGPNLVRGASHSGNVSARELAEAGLLDIISSDYVPGSLVAGAFALHHRLDFALPEAVARISANPAQAVGLNDRGAIACGLRADLVRVREIEGVPAVLRTWAVGCSGPLEIPAKNAA
- the phnC gene encoding phosphonate ABC transporter ATP-binding protein; translation: MKSIDIRNRQHREAIQAKELSKVYPNGTVALRDVSVTVNANDFCVIIGLSGAGKSTLLRCMNRLIRPTQGSIALFGEDVTRVNGGQLRQVRRRVGMIFQQFNLVRRLTVIENVLVGRLRFNAHPVKRCLSMFRQFSKAEREFAFDCLRQVGIGDLAFRRADALSGGQQQRVAIARALAQEPEVFLADEPIASLDPRSSETVMQILARIHEDKGIPVLVNLHHIDFAQRYGKRILGMSKGELIFDGTARDLDAETVSCIYGDKAEEALEELSAA
- the phnD gene encoding phosphonate ABC transporter substrate-binding protein; translation: MFSKLTKVLMTAALALTVALPGLAFAGPAEWPTTLKLGFIPTEGAADSAKRAKPIAAELEKDLGVKVEIFTASDYNGIITAMANSHIDLAYFGPKSYVEAAEKANAEAVVMELNKDGQPGYTGIIITKKDSGITDMDKAQGKTFAFTDPNSTSGYLVPNVIFARDMKIDPEKYFQEVRFSGSHGASILAVKNGSIQVAATNNIDMDRMIEKGAASLDDFNIIKRSDMIPGAPIAVRKDLPESLKVAIAGSLLKIDDDPEALEILQNGGYRHTSDKDYDMVRYLKRLKAELAKKK
- the phnE gene encoding phosphonate ABC transporter, permease protein PhnE, with protein sequence MSHDLTLDQVTPRKSFPRKLALGGLVAIILAVLVASYISTDIDPFKLYAKRQNAFEYLFGRQLNDADKQAAMDQAKRLPAIIAFEESYQAVKAEYAATGRTLDPVAMQREAQKRADARMETMTPADRDRIVQSEYDRIADEKTGGYFPPETAWPHLMEYSKALIETVAIAIWGTLIAFVAAIPMAMFAASNTLELMVQGDGIWQRAVRWFGQFAARRVLDFCRGFNEFVMALIFVAVIGLGPYAGVLALAIHTFGILGKVFSEAIEQIEPGQVEAVTASGAGPAQIMAFSVIPQVMPLVVSYTLLRFESNVRSATILGFVGAGGIGFLMFDKINGYLYREVCTMMIMVIVSVTIIDYLCGILRRKFV
- a CDS encoding DUF429 domain-containing protein, yielding MKFVGVDGCKAGWCAAWVADGRWDVGVYPLFADLWSEHRDAASVLVDIPIGLADNANRTAESLLRERLGPRRASVFNTPARAALHAGSKVAAKEINRKASGKSLSEQSLGIIKKIEEVDLFFAANLGAVEKVFESHPELCFALAGGAPMRYPKRDTPGVLERYEILTRFVPDVRGLLDRVRGMFPASKVAGDDMFDALILAVTGRQGARRMRSLPDPAERDAAGLPMAIWYAEFDK